In the Bacillus shivajii genome, one interval contains:
- a CDS encoding ion transporter, with protein MTTEQTTPKWKQHLQNLVEHKYFHTAIILLILFNAIIVGIETYPTIYADYKSLFFTLDFILLWIFTIEIALRLLAAPSFKGFFKSGWNWFDFLIVTAGHVFAGAHFVTVLRILRVLRVFRAISVIPSLRKLVDALVMTIPSLGNILLLMSIIFYIFAVTGTMLFQTVAPEYFGTLELSLLTLFQVVTLESWASEVMRPIFHELPWSWVYFVSFVLVGTFVIFNLFIGVIVNNVEKSETADEEDVKETQEDVKDTHEEVMALREEVRELKELMKQQIDENNNHPG; from the coding sequence ATGACAACTGAACAAACAACACCAAAGTGGAAACAGCATTTACAAAACCTTGTAGAACATAAATACTTTCATACCGCCATTATCTTACTGATCTTATTTAACGCAATCATTGTTGGAATAGAAACATACCCTACAATTTATGCAGATTATAAATCACTCTTTTTCACATTAGACTTTATCCTTTTATGGATCTTTACAATTGAAATTGCATTACGATTACTTGCAGCACCTTCATTTAAAGGTTTCTTTAAAAGTGGCTGGAACTGGTTTGACTTTTTAATCGTTACAGCTGGACATGTTTTTGCAGGTGCTCATTTTGTCACAGTGCTACGTATATTACGTGTGCTCCGTGTTTTCCGTGCGATTTCGGTTATTCCATCGTTACGAAAACTTGTTGATGCACTCGTTATGACGATTCCATCTTTAGGAAATATTTTATTGCTCATGAGCATCATCTTTTACATCTTTGCAGTAACTGGGACGATGTTATTTCAAACAGTGGCGCCAGAGTACTTTGGTACATTGGAATTATCACTACTCACTTTATTCCAAGTGGTCACATTGGAGTCTTGGGCAAGTGAAGTAATGCGACCAATCTTTCATGAGTTACCTTGGTCTTGGGTTTACTTTGTATCGTTCGTACTCGTTGGAACATTTGTCATCTTCAACCTCTTTATTGGTGTCATCGTCAACAATGTCGAAAAATCGGAAACAGCTGACGAAGAAGACGTAAAAGAAACGCAAGAAGATGTTAAAGATACTCACGAGGAAGTAATGGCATTACGAGAAGAGGTTAGAGAATTAAAGGAACTAATGAAGCAGCAAATTGATGAGAATAACAATCATCCAGGTTAA
- a CDS encoding phytoene desaturase family protein — MKTSQYDVVIVGGGLAGLSSAAYLANSGKKVALIESGKLGGRATVMNLKGFQFNYGAHAIYGRDQSYLTTLEKELKLNLYWADFTQLKAKYDLGEEVSVVPTNIGGLIQTKLLKGMDKFRFAYHILFTMLGFEKGDPKVSIQDWIDERKISPSVKEMMLNLAASNFFTGEPEKIPSDVFFSYYRRLFKTNIPVSYIQGGWEELIKQFIDIIEDNNGKVFTKTKITNVKTENDVVKEAFSKKESFKADHFVFAIPPDQLRTVFEHTPVEHDLKRYSEYEPTYVMFYDIGLKKRIDSPYTYIFDRDRQIFITDISYYDMEAAPPGGQLLQAIAYLKEHEVDDPAAYERIKSRIEDFYDKHFEGWRKQLVVPRVSNKAVVQAIKWTMTQRGLPTHFSSLSNLYFAGDWCEGEGQLSELSFSSAYRVSQEIIKKQTEQKGA; from the coding sequence ATGAAAACAAGCCAATACGACGTTGTGATCGTCGGCGGTGGCTTAGCAGGATTATCATCCGCTGCTTATTTAGCCAACTCTGGTAAAAAAGTAGCCTTAATTGAAAGTGGAAAACTTGGAGGCCGTGCAACGGTCATGAATTTAAAAGGTTTCCAATTTAATTATGGAGCTCATGCAATTTACGGGCGGGACCAATCCTACTTAACCACTCTTGAGAAAGAACTTAAACTCAACTTATATTGGGCAGATTTTACACAATTGAAAGCTAAATACGACTTAGGTGAAGAAGTGTCAGTTGTCCCAACAAACATCGGCGGTCTCATTCAAACCAAACTTTTAAAGGGCATGGACAAATTCCGTTTTGCCTATCATATCCTTTTTACGATGCTCGGTTTTGAAAAAGGCGACCCTAAAGTATCGATACAAGATTGGATTGATGAAAGGAAAATTAGTCCTTCTGTAAAAGAAATGATGCTAAATTTAGCTGCATCAAATTTCTTCACCGGGGAACCTGAAAAAATCCCTTCTGACGTGTTCTTTTCTTACTATCGCCGTTTATTTAAAACAAACATTCCAGTTAGCTATATTCAAGGTGGCTGGGAAGAGTTAATTAAACAGTTTATCGATATCATCGAAGATAATAATGGGAAAGTGTTTACAAAAACGAAAATTACAAATGTTAAGACGGAAAACGATGTGGTGAAAGAAGCTTTCTCCAAAAAGGAAAGCTTTAAAGCAGATCATTTTGTCTTTGCAATCCCGCCGGATCAACTACGTACTGTTTTTGAGCATACACCCGTTGAGCACGACTTAAAGCGCTATTCTGAGTACGAACCAACATACGTCATGTTTTACGATATTGGTTTAAAAAAGCGGATCGACTCTCCCTACACATATATTTTTGACCGTGACCGACAAATCTTTATTACCGATATTTCTTACTATGATATGGAAGCGGCACCCCCTGGAGGGCAACTACTCCAAGCGATTGCTTACTTAAAAGAACACGAAGTCGATGACCCAGCCGCTTACGAACGGATAAAGAGCCGAATCGAAGATTTCTACGATAAACATTTTGAAGGATGGCGAAAGCAATTAGTTGTTCCGCGTGTCTCCAACAAAGCCGTCGTTCAAGCGATCAAATGGACGATGACACAACGCGGATTACCTACTCACTTCTCAAGTCTCTCAAACTTATACTTTGCCGGAGATTGGTGTGAAGGAGAAGGACAATTATCAGAGCTTTCATTTTCAAGTGCATACCGCGTTTCTCAAGAAATCATCAAAAAGCAAACTGAACAAAAAGGAGCCTAA
- a CDS encoding SDR family NAD(P)-dependent oxidoreductase translates to MIDWSKQRVVITGASSGIGEEVAREVARRGGVPILMARSYGKLLNIASEIKEETGVAPYVFEVDISNKEDIHDVFLNIKQTIGHVTVLVNNAGFGLFDSVQEASIEDIEAMFQVNVFGAISSTKSVLPSMIEKNEGHIIFIASQAGKLATPKSSGYSASKHAILGFANSLRMEVADENVNVSVVNPGPVRTKFFDMADKSGEYQKNVERYMLDSEKVAIKTVDLIEKPKRELNLPRWMSAASKLYQVYPTLVEAVAGKQFRKK, encoded by the coding sequence ATGATTGATTGGAGTAAACAGCGAGTAGTCATTACTGGAGCGTCAAGTGGAATTGGGGAAGAGGTGGCTAGGGAAGTAGCAAGGCGAGGTGGAGTGCCGATTTTGATGGCTCGCTCCTATGGAAAACTTTTAAATATCGCTTCTGAAATTAAGGAAGAAACAGGTGTCGCTCCTTATGTTTTCGAAGTCGACATTTCAAATAAAGAAGATATTCATGACGTCTTTTTAAATATTAAACAGACGATCGGTCATGTTACTGTATTAGTTAATAATGCAGGGTTTGGCTTGTTCGATTCCGTTCAAGAAGCGTCAATCGAGGATATTGAAGCGATGTTTCAAGTGAATGTTTTTGGGGCGATTTCAAGTACCAAGTCCGTTTTACCTTCGATGATCGAGAAAAACGAAGGGCATATTATTTTTATTGCGTCACAAGCAGGGAAGTTAGCGACGCCAAAGTCGAGTGGCTATTCCGCATCAAAGCATGCCATTTTAGGGTTTGCGAACAGTTTACGCATGGAAGTTGCTGATGAAAATGTGAACGTTAGCGTTGTCAATCCTGGTCCAGTACGAACGAAGTTTTTTGATATGGCTGATAAAAGTGGCGAATATCAAAAGAACGTTGAACGCTACATGCTTGACTCAGAAAAAGTAGCTATTAAAACCGTTGACTTAATTGAAAAACCGAAACGAGAGCTAAACTTACCGCGATGGATGAGTGCAGCATCAAAGCTTTATCAAGTGTATCCAACCTTAGTAGAAGCGGTTGCAGGAAAACAATTTCGAAAAAAATAA
- a CDS encoding ABC transporter ATP-binding protein: MIELLNVNKRYGDRRALENIDLHIDEGICFGLIGPNGAGKSTLMKILSSILEDFEGDVSLFNQPLRKDKTAIQRRIGYVPQDICLEEKLTAIDNLSFFGRIYGLKGKQLKKRMDEVLKKVGLFDRRKDPVTNFSGGMKRRMNISCALLHDPDLIILDEPTVGVDPQSRNHIFDIINDLKSEGKTVLYSSHYMEEVENLCDKIALIDQGQIVESGTVREILVKYATPSIFVQGTGVKKEDLKQFGEVSDVKEGYKIDTNEPLQVIDDIADLLLKKEAQVERLEITKQSLEDIFLSLTGSSLRD, encoded by the coding sequence ATGATTGAGCTCTTGAATGTAAATAAGCGGTATGGGGATCGAAGAGCATTAGAGAATATCGATTTACATATTGATGAAGGAATTTGTTTCGGTCTGATCGGTCCGAATGGGGCGGGGAAGTCGACACTTATGAAAATCCTTTCTAGTATTCTAGAAGACTTTGAAGGAGATGTGTCTCTTTTCAACCAGCCGCTAAGAAAGGATAAGACTGCGATACAAAGGCGAATTGGATATGTCCCTCAAGATATTTGTCTTGAGGAGAAGTTGACAGCGATTGATAACCTTTCGTTTTTTGGACGTATTTATGGATTGAAAGGCAAGCAACTAAAAAAACGGATGGATGAAGTTTTAAAGAAAGTCGGTCTATTTGATCGAAGGAAGGATCCGGTGACGAATTTTTCTGGAGGGATGAAAAGACGTATGAATATTTCATGTGCTTTACTCCATGACCCGGATTTAATCATTTTAGACGAACCGACAGTTGGTGTTGACCCCCAATCAAGAAATCATATTTTTGACATTATTAATGATTTGAAGTCAGAAGGGAAGACGGTGCTCTATTCAAGCCATTACATGGAAGAAGTAGAAAACTTGTGTGACAAAATTGCGCTCATTGACCAAGGGCAGATTGTAGAAAGTGGAACAGTAAGAGAAATCCTTGTGAAGTATGCAACGCCTTCTATATTTGTTCAAGGAACAGGTGTAAAAAAAGAAGATTTAAAACAGTTCGGCGAAGTTTCCGATGTGAAAGAAGGATATAAAATTGATACGAATGAACCCTTACAGGTGATCGATGATATCGCAGACCTGCTTTTAAAAAAAGAAGCGCAAGTCGAGCGTCTTGAGATTACGAAACAAAGTTTAGAAGATATCTTCCTGTCACTGACAGGATCATCTTTAAGGGATTGA
- a CDS encoding ABC transporter permease, with amino-acid sequence MIFSMIKTELKKQLTDKGFFFWLLGMPILFIVLFSFIFGAVDEVTFTVHYINEDATEMSEQFLMIIEEAEVFDLIEKSSEQAAIEELEGGNISTLIIIPEGFENRLYEGKQNAIDFHFDSLKQDSVRPVQNLVENIAYSFQQEKVEQILRERVSNEEELTALLEPPFSINEVAQQSEEQNAITQIVPGYTVMFTFFIIISMVNSFLKDREGGMLARLASTPLNKYQYLLGKWVPFIIIVFVQVWVLLGFGYLVYDLYLGNLFAIFILSIVLSLTTTGLGLAIALFAKSENFGIAITQVLALGGAMLGGLWVPIEFLPELMQRIALFVPQYWAQAGFQDIMLRGAGVTDIGASIAVLLIVAIIGLLFAAKHFNKFLNGAKS; translated from the coding sequence ATGATTTTTAGTATGATCAAAACAGAATTGAAAAAACAATTGACAGATAAAGGCTTTTTCTTTTGGTTACTTGGGATGCCGATTCTTTTCATCGTCTTATTCTCGTTCATTTTCGGTGCGGTTGATGAGGTCACTTTTACCGTCCATTATATCAATGAAGATGCAACAGAAATGTCAGAACAATTTCTTATGATTATCGAGGAAGCAGAAGTTTTTGATCTGATCGAGAAGTCAAGTGAACAAGCGGCTATAGAGGAGTTGGAGGGCGGTAATATATCTACCCTTATTATCATCCCAGAAGGATTTGAAAACCGCCTTTATGAAGGGAAACAAAATGCCATTGACTTTCATTTCGATTCACTAAAACAAGACTCGGTTCGTCCGGTTCAAAACCTTGTTGAAAACATCGCTTATTCTTTTCAACAAGAAAAAGTGGAACAGATATTAAGAGAGCGAGTTTCAAACGAAGAAGAGTTAACGGCGTTATTAGAGCCACCATTCTCTATTAATGAAGTCGCTCAGCAGTCTGAGGAACAAAATGCGATTACGCAAATCGTACCAGGTTATACGGTTATGTTCACCTTTTTCATCATCATTTCAATGGTCAACTCATTTTTGAAAGATCGAGAAGGCGGAATGCTAGCGAGGCTAGCAAGCACACCATTAAATAAGTACCAATATTTATTAGGAAAGTGGGTCCCTTTTATCATTATCGTCTTTGTACAAGTTTGGGTGTTACTTGGCTTTGGTTACCTTGTTTACGATCTTTATCTCGGTAATTTATTTGCGATTTTCATTTTATCGATCGTTCTATCACTCACAACAACTGGTTTAGGCCTTGCCATCGCACTTTTTGCGAAAAGTGAAAACTTTGGGATTGCAATTACACAAGTGTTAGCTTTAGGTGGCGCAATGCTAGGTGGCCTTTGGGTTCCGATCGAGTTTTTACCAGAACTCATGCAACGAATCGCTTTATTTGTTCCACAATATTGGGCACAAGCAGGATTTCAAGATATTATGCTTCGCGGCGCAGGTGTAACAGATATTGGGGCATCAATAGCCGTATTACTTATCGTTGCGATTATAGGCCTGCTTTTTGCAGCAAAACATTTCAATAAATTTTTAAATGGGGCGAAAAGCTAG
- a CDS encoding Y-family DNA polymerase, translating to MDIAYDSLPKRTIMCIDMKSFYASCAAVALGLDPLTCHLAVVGDTEREGSVILAATPALKRDFGIKTGNRLFEVPKDSRIQLVNATMATYLNISVQVTELFYQYVPMEAIHTYSVDESFLDIRGTERLWGSDWELAEKIRDDLYKRFGLSCAIGIGPNMLMSKVCLDIEAKKRGIAKWTYDDVEKKLWPISPLQKMWGIGSRVERRLNHMGIFSVEQLAAYSLPKLEKAFGVMGNQLYYHAWGVDLSELGAPILNGQISYGKSQILMRDYNDPIEVKRVILEMCEEVAARAREERRAGQTVCLGVGYSKDATSGGFHRQMTVAEPTNITMEMYDVCLKIFAKNYDGSTVRRVSVALANICDDDSIQLNLLDTARPKQRELGYAMDEIRRKHGSNALLRGVSYAQGGTARHRNTLVGGHKA from the coding sequence ATGGATATTGCGTACGATTCACTACCAAAGCGGACGATTATGTGTATTGATATGAAAAGTTTTTACGCAAGTTGTGCGGCAGTCGCGCTCGGGCTTGATCCTTTAACATGTCATTTAGCGGTTGTAGGGGACACAGAGCGGGAAGGAAGTGTTATTTTAGCCGCGACACCGGCTTTAAAAAGAGACTTCGGGATTAAAACCGGAAACAGGCTTTTTGAAGTGCCGAAAGATTCACGAATTCAACTCGTTAACGCAACGATGGCGACGTATTTAAATATTTCAGTGCAAGTGACAGAACTGTTTTATCAATATGTCCCGATGGAGGCGATCCATACGTACAGTGTGGACGAAAGCTTTCTTGACATTCGTGGTACCGAGCGGTTGTGGGGGAGTGATTGGGAACTAGCTGAAAAAATTCGCGATGACTTATATAAGCGATTTGGGCTTTCATGTGCAATCGGGATTGGTCCGAACATGCTCATGTCAAAAGTATGTTTAGATATTGAGGCAAAAAAGCGCGGAATTGCGAAGTGGACGTATGATGATGTCGAGAAAAAACTTTGGCCGATCTCGCCTCTGCAAAAAATGTGGGGGATTGGTTCGAGAGTGGAGAGAAGACTTAATCATATGGGGATCTTTTCAGTCGAGCAGCTTGCCGCTTATTCATTACCTAAATTAGAAAAAGCATTTGGCGTGATGGGCAACCAACTTTATTACCATGCTTGGGGTGTTGATCTTTCCGAGCTCGGGGCACCGATTTTGAACGGGCAAATTAGTTACGGAAAAAGCCAAATATTAATGAGAGATTATAATGATCCAATAGAAGTAAAGCGTGTTATTTTAGAAATGTGTGAAGAAGTGGCAGCGCGTGCGCGTGAAGAACGTAGGGCTGGGCAGACGGTTTGTCTCGGTGTCGGTTATAGTAAAGATGCTACAAGTGGAGGGTTTCATCGTCAAATGACGGTAGCAGAACCAACGAATATAACGATGGAGATGTACGACGTATGTTTAAAAATATTCGCAAAGAATTATGATGGTAGCACGGTACGGCGTGTTTCCGTTGCTTTAGCAAACATTTGTGATGATGACTCGATCCAGTTAAATTTGCTGGATACAGCTCGTCCGAAGCAACGAGAACTCGGCTATGCGATGGATGAAATTAGACGAAAGCATGGGTCAAACGCATTATTACGAGGTGTTTCTTATGCACAAGGAGGAACTGCCCGTCACCGAAATACACTTGTCGGAGGCCATAAAGCATAA
- a CDS encoding YolD-like family protein — protein sequence MNRDRGVIKWTSMMLPEHVKRLKELTEQQEKKEKPALDEQVFEEWSRVLGKAYYENHSIKLTLFGDGDEIFIEGEVLRIDQTANKLVLQTREGKERVSFSDIIDLSVIA from the coding sequence ATGAATCGAGATCGTGGTGTGATTAAGTGGACATCGATGATGCTTCCTGAACATGTCAAACGATTAAAAGAGTTAACAGAGCAACAAGAAAAAAAGGAAAAACCGGCATTAGATGAACAAGTTTTCGAAGAATGGAGTCGAGTCCTTGGAAAAGCTTATTATGAAAACCATTCAATTAAGCTCACATTATTTGGAGATGGCGATGAAATATTTATTGAAGGAGAAGTTCTTCGCATTGATCAAACGGCAAATAAATTAGTACTTCAAACAAGGGAGGGCAAAGAAAGAGTATCCTTCTCTGATATCATTGACCTTTCAGTGATTGCATAA
- a CDS encoding low molecular weight protein-tyrosine-phosphatase — MVKVLFVCLGNICRSPMAEAIFRDKVKKANLEGHFDIDSAGTGDWHVGNPPHEGTIEMLKKYQVEHEGLKARQVKKDDLKTFDYIIGMDASNIGNLNRMKSFTEGGEIARLLDFIPENKVEDVPDPYFTGNFTETYELVEEGCERLLTYIREKENI; from the coding sequence GTGGTAAAAGTGTTATTTGTATGTCTTGGAAACATTTGCCGTTCTCCGATGGCTGAGGCAATTTTTCGAGATAAAGTAAAAAAAGCAAACCTCGAAGGTCATTTTGATATTGATTCAGCTGGTACAGGGGACTGGCATGTTGGCAATCCTCCTCACGAAGGAACGATTGAAATGTTAAAGAAGTATCAAGTTGAACATGAAGGTTTAAAAGCAAGACAAGTGAAAAAAGATGACTTGAAAACATTTGATTACATTATTGGAATGGATGCTTCAAACATCGGAAACTTAAATCGAATGAAAAGCTTCACAGAAGGTGGAGAGATCGCAAGACTTCTTGACTTTATTCCAGAAAATAAAGTCGAAGATGTACCAGACCCGTACTTTACTGGCAACTTTACAGAAACATATGAATTAGTCGAAGAAGGCTGCGAGAGGCTGTTAACTTACATTCGTGAGAAAGAAAATATTTAA
- a CDS encoding homoserine dehydrogenase produces the protein METTINIGILGLGTVGTGVVHIIDQHQDKLSHQVGCNVKVKKVLVKQLDKERDISIGEERLTTCPDDVLNDPQIDVVLEVMGGIDDARNYMIQALENKKHVVTANKDLMAVYGSDLLQLAAHHQCDLFYEASVAGGVPILRSLADGLASDRITKMMGIVNGTTNYILTKMSQEGRDYEEVLCEAQELGYAESDPTADVEGIDAARKTAILGTLGFSMPVHLDDVTFSGISQVTTDDLDYCDQLGYTMKLIGLAERTDNKVEVSVQPTLFPHSHPLASVNDEFNAVYVYGEAVGETMFYGPGAGKLPTATAVVSDLVEVVKNIRLGVNGNKAVAPQFEKLLKSADEIYAKYFLRLQANDKPGTFSALTSLFAQYEVSLEKILQLPVQGSDAAEIILTTHKVSKMNYEQILHKLEGLEVVNLIKSSYRVEGDEEA, from the coding sequence ATGGAAACAACAATTAATATAGGGATTCTTGGTCTAGGTACTGTTGGCACGGGTGTTGTCCATATTATTGATCAGCATCAGGATAAATTAAGTCACCAAGTGGGCTGCAACGTAAAAGTCAAGAAAGTGCTTGTAAAACAACTCGATAAAGAAAGAGACATTTCAATTGGAGAAGAGAGGCTAACAACCTGCCCGGATGATGTATTAAATGACCCACAAATTGATGTCGTACTTGAGGTGATGGGCGGTATTGATGATGCGAGAAATTACATGATTCAAGCACTAGAAAATAAAAAGCACGTAGTGACGGCTAATAAAGATTTAATGGCCGTTTACGGAAGTGACTTACTTCAGCTAGCAGCTCATCACCAATGTGATTTATTCTATGAAGCTAGTGTAGCTGGAGGGGTTCCGATATTACGAAGTTTAGCAGACGGGTTAGCGTCTGACCGAATTACAAAAATGATGGGGATTGTAAATGGAACGACAAATTATATCTTAACGAAGATGTCACAAGAAGGTCGTGATTATGAGGAAGTACTCTGTGAGGCACAAGAACTTGGATACGCCGAAAGTGATCCAACAGCAGATGTAGAAGGGATTGACGCTGCAAGGAAGACAGCAATACTGGGTACACTTGGGTTCTCTATGCCGGTTCACCTCGATGATGTGACGTTTTCAGGTATTTCTCAAGTGACGACGGATGATTTAGATTATTGTGACCAGCTTGGTTACACCATGAAATTGATTGGGCTAGCTGAGCGAACAGATAACAAAGTAGAAGTGAGTGTACAGCCAACACTTTTTCCACACTCTCATCCACTCGCATCTGTAAACGACGAATTTAATGCTGTATATGTATACGGAGAAGCAGTAGGTGAAACGATGTTTTACGGTCCTGGTGCAGGAAAGCTCCCAACAGCAACGGCAGTCGTTTCTGACCTTGTAGAAGTTGTGAAAAACATACGTCTTGGAGTCAATGGAAATAAGGCTGTAGCCCCTCAGTTTGAGAAGTTATTGAAATCGGCAGATGAAATATATGCGAAATATTTCCTTCGCTTACAAGCTAACGATAAACCTGGAACATTCTCAGCACTCACTTCGTTATTTGCACAATATGAAGTGAGTCTCGAAAAAATCTTACAGCTCCCAGTTCAAGGCAGTGATGCAGCAGAAATTATTTTAACAACACATAAAGTATCAAAAATGAATTATGAGCAAATTTTACACAAATTAGAAGGATTAGAAGTTGTTAATCTTATAAAAAGCAGTTACCGGGTGGAAGGAGATGAGGAGGCATGA
- the thrC gene encoding threonine synthase: MRWKGLLNEYKDFLPIEKDTPQLSLNEGNTPLIPLKHLSEKWGIELYVKYEGANPTGSFKDRGMVMAVAKAKEEGSEAIICASTGNTSAAAAAYAARAKMRCIILIPDGKVALGKLAQAVMYGAEIYTIEGNFDQALKMVRNLSHRLPITLVNSVNPNRIEGQKTAAFEICDQLGYAPDVLAIPVGNAGNITAYWKGFEEYCQYKNTSLPKMYGFQAEGAAAIVKDRIIEKPETVATAIRIGNPASWKNAVTAANSSGGIIDAVTDEEILSTYKMLAEEEGVFAEPASCASIAGIQKQVETGAIQAGQSVVAVLTGNGLKDPQCAIEAANFKSSVLPNNEQLIYDRIAKVVVQ, encoded by the coding sequence ATGAGATGGAAAGGGCTGCTAAATGAATATAAAGATTTTCTTCCTATAGAGAAAGATACACCACAACTTTCGTTAAATGAAGGGAACACTCCACTTATTCCACTCAAACATTTATCAGAAAAATGGGGGATTGAGCTTTATGTGAAATATGAAGGTGCAAATCCAACAGGCTCATTTAAAGATAGAGGAATGGTGATGGCGGTTGCTAAGGCGAAGGAAGAAGGGAGTGAAGCGATTATTTGTGCCTCGACCGGTAATACATCAGCAGCTGCTGCCGCTTATGCTGCTCGGGCAAAGATGCGCTGTATCATCTTAATTCCAGATGGGAAGGTAGCATTAGGGAAGCTCGCACAAGCTGTCATGTATGGAGCTGAGATTTATACGATTGAAGGCAACTTTGACCAAGCGTTAAAGATGGTACGCAATTTGAGCCATCGGCTTCCAATCACCCTGGTGAACTCCGTCAATCCAAATCGCATAGAAGGGCAAAAAACTGCAGCTTTTGAAATTTGTGACCAACTAGGTTATGCACCCGATGTTCTCGCTATACCAGTAGGGAATGCAGGAAACATAACTGCATACTGGAAAGGATTTGAAGAATATTGCCAGTATAAAAATACGAGTTTGCCAAAAATGTATGGATTTCAAGCTGAAGGTGCAGCTGCAATTGTAAAAGATAGAATAATAGAAAAGCCTGAAACCGTTGCTACAGCTATTCGTATTGGAAATCCAGCAAGCTGGAAAAATGCTGTAACAGCTGCTAATTCTTCTGGAGGCATCATTGATGCGGTAACGGATGAAGAAATCCTTTCAACATATAAAATGCTTGCAGAAGAAGAGGGGGTATTTGCTGAACCTGCTTCTTGCGCATCAATTGCAGGCATCCAAAAGCAAGTAGAAACAGGCGCTATTCAAGCAGGACAGTCAGTTGTTGCGGTTTTAACTGGAAATGGATTAAAAGATCCACAATGTGCCATTGAAGCAGCGAACTTTAAATCATCTGTCCTTCCAAATAACGAACAACTTATTTACGATCGCATTGCAAAGGTTGTCGTGCAATGA
- the thrB gene encoding homoserine kinase, translated as MKNKYLFSVTVPGSTANLGPGFDSVGLAINRYLKLNVYESDKWRFVPLSENLDDIPQGKTNFIYKIASSVAEQFYRLLPACEVEVNSELPLARGLGSSAAAIVAGIELADQLLDLQMHPKEKVHLASQFEGHPDNVAASYYGGLVIGTHHHKETDVIFGIYPEFDIVAVIPEYELKTSSARDLLPSELSYCNAVKASSISNVLIAALLQERWDIAGKMMQNDLFHHPYRDKVIPEFNEVVSLSSNFNMYGIALSGAGPSIMCFVPQGIGSELQQELAAIFKSHSIQLLNVEKRGVVVELNSSLLTKT; from the coding sequence ATGAAAAATAAATACTTATTCTCAGTAACAGTACCCGGTAGTACTGCAAATCTTGGTCCTGGGTTTGACTCTGTTGGCTTGGCAATTAACCGTTATTTAAAATTAAATGTCTATGAAAGTGATAAGTGGCGGTTCGTTCCATTATCTGAAAACCTGGATGACATCCCTCAAGGGAAAACAAACTTTATTTATAAAATAGCCTCTTCAGTAGCAGAACAATTCTACCGTTTACTCCCGGCTTGTGAAGTCGAAGTAAACAGTGAATTACCTCTTGCAAGAGGGCTTGGTAGTAGTGCAGCGGCAATCGTTGCTGGTATTGAACTTGCAGATCAATTGCTCGATTTACAGATGCATCCTAAAGAAAAGGTCCACTTGGCAAGTCAGTTTGAAGGCCATCCTGACAACGTTGCAGCTTCATATTATGGAGGCTTAGTAATTGGTACTCATCACCATAAAGAGACAGATGTTATATTTGGGATTTACCCTGAATTCGATATCGTCGCTGTCATACCAGAATATGAACTAAAGACATCTTCAGCACGTGATTTGCTGCCTAGTGAATTATCATATTGTAACGCGGTGAAAGCAAGTAGTATAAGTAATGTTCTCATAGCTGCCCTATTACAAGAAAGGTGGGACATAGCAGGGAAGATGATGCAAAATGATCTCTTTCATCATCCATATAGAGATAAAGTAATACCGGAATTCAACGAAGTGGTATCTCTTTCTTCGAATTTTAACATGTATGGAATTGCGTTAAGTGGTGCAGGCCCGTCGATCATGTGCTTTGTTCCTCAAGGTATAGGAAGTGAGCTACAACAGGAACTTGCGGCAATATTTAAATCCCACTCCATCCAATTGTTAAATGTTGAAAAGCGTGGAGTGGTTGTTGAACTAAATTCATCATTATTAACAAAAACTTGA